The Alkalibacter rhizosphaerae genomic sequence TATGTGGACAGCTTCCTCAAGTCCACCCATCATATCGGCATCATTTTAAATCTGGAGCACGAGCATGTGGATTATTTTAAAGATCTGGATCAGGTCAAGGACTCCTTTCGTCGATTTGCCGAGATCGTCCCTGCCGACGGGTTTTTGATCGTCAACGGGGATTCGCCGGACGTGTTGGACGCCATCGACGACTTGGACCGGAAGGTCCTTCGAACGGGACTGGAGCCCGGCAACGACTACCAGGCTACGGACATCCGTTATGACGATTTTGGAAAACCCACTTTTAAAGTATTGCGAAAGGGCGTTTTCTGGCAGGAATTCACCTTGAACATCCCGGGAGAGCACAATGTACGCAATGCATTGGCAGCCATCGCCTGTGCAGATCTTTGCGGTACCGATCCGGAAAGGATGGCGGCATCCCTGAAAACTTTTTCCGGCGCCGGCCGTCGTTTCGAGCACAAGGGCACAGCCCAGGGCATCACCGTAGTGGAAGACTACGCCCACCACCCTACGGAAGTGGCCGTGACCATCCAGGCTTGTAAAAATTACAAGGCCAACCGGCTCATCGTGGTATTCCAGCCCCACACCTTTTCCAGGACCTATCATTTTTTTGACCAACTGGTGGAGGCTTTGGGCGGTGCAGACCACCTGATCGTCAGCGACATTTATTCCGATCGGGAAAAAAATACCTATCCTCTCCAGCAGGAAGATCTGGCCAATGCCGTTCGAGATCGGTTTTCCATCCCCTCCGTCCATCTGTCGGATTTTGCCGCCATGGAGGATGCGGTGGCGGAACTGGCACAGCCGGGTGACTTCGTCCTTATTGCCGGCGCAGGCACCATCAACAAGATCATTCCGGGGATCCTGGAAAAATTAAATAATAAAACCTTCTAAAAAAACACCCTTTATGGGTGTTTTTTATCGGTGAGCAACATCTTCAATTTGGTGGATTTTTCAATAAACAACATCATGGGGTACCCCAATCCGTAAACCGCCAGAGTCTGCCCCAGACCGACGTAAAGGACACTGGGTAGATAAGGTATGTTCAAGGCTTGAAACAGCACGTACGGGATGACCAGGCTGTTTAAAAGGATGGACGGAAGGGGCACCAGCGCTTTGGTCTTGATTTTGGAGGCCCACCATGCCGCCGCGAAGGTGGTCAGACTGCCAAGTACCACATCCAGAAGCCCCAGGGGACTTCCGAAGAGATTGGCAAGAAGACATCCCACCAGCAATCCGGGAACTGCCGCTGTCGTAAACCAGGGCAACACCGTCAAGGCTTCCGAAATGCGCACCTGCAGGGCTCCATAGCTGAGAAATGGCAGCATCAATGTCAACACTGCATAAAGGGCGGCAATGATCCCCGCCTTTGCCAAAAAATAAGATTTGTTTTTCATGATATCCTCCGTAGTTTTTTTTATCGACAGGATTTTGCGAACTGTCATGGCTTTTCATTATACTGGATGAAACCCTTTTATACAACCCAAACTTTGCAGTTCAGAAAGAGAAAGGCACTGTGGTATAATGATATCATCTCTGGGAGGTGTTGCATGTGAAATGGGGATTGTTGCTTTGGGACGACGGTGCAAAGGGAGCATACGAGATCGGCGTATGGAAAGGCTTGATGGAATGCAGGGCGGATCTTTCCACGGTCATTTCCGCTTCCGCCAGCATCATCAACGCAGCCCTGATCGTTCAGGGAAAGATGTCCTCCGCATTGAACTACTGGTCTGCAGATTCTCAAAATCCGTTGGTTGCCTTCAATCGCCATTTGGCAGAGCAGTACGCCGCCCAATGGTCCGGTATGGACGAGCCGACCCTTCACCAGAAACTGGGACAGGCTTTCCATCCTTCCAACCCGGAATACCGGCGGGCCAAAGATTTTCTGGCCGACCACCTGGATGAATCCGCCATTCGACGTTCTTCCATCAACTTCATCCTGAAAACCTACGATCCGAAAACATTCGAACCGGTCACCACCCCTTTTTCCCGATCGTCTTCCGAAAATTGGCTGGATTGGATGCTCATTGGTTTCTATTATCCCATTTTTCGATCCATATCCATGGGAAAAACGGATGCCTCGGAAGAACAGGATCTGCTCAACATCGCCACGGAGCAGGAGACGAAGCAGTGGGTCAGCGTTGGTTTCCGCCCCGA encodes the following:
- the murC gene encoding UDP-N-acetylmuramate--L-alanine ligase, producing MKQTLERILHFPIEVVHFVGIGGSSMSGLASILLENHIPVTGSDMQDSLYMHKLKERGAKVFVGHSGDQIPTNASLVVYTAAISKDNPELLQAAQLGIPMMERADFLGVLTRAYPKTVAVAGTHGKTTSSSLIATLLYEGGLDPTVSVGGVVSTFGKNYRVGSGEYFVTEACEYVDSFLKSTHHIGIILNLEHEHVDYFKDLDQVKDSFRRFAEIVPADGFLIVNGDSPDVLDAIDDLDRKVLRTGLEPGNDYQATDIRYDDFGKPTFKVLRKGVFWQEFTLNIPGEHNVRNALAAIACADLCGTDPERMAASLKTFSGAGRRFEHKGTAQGITVVEDYAHHPTEVAVTIQACKNYKANRLIVVFQPHTFSRTYHFFDQLVEALGGADHLIVSDIYSDREKNTYPLQQEDLANAVRDRFSIPSVHLSDFAAMEDAVAELAQPGDFVLIAGAGTINKIIPGILEKLNNKTF
- a CDS encoding QueT transporter family protein, with the translated sequence MKNKSYFLAKAGIIAALYAVLTLMLPFLSYGALQVRISEALTVLPWFTTAAVPGLLVGCLLANLFGSPLGLLDVVLGSLTTFAAAWWASKIKTKALVPLPSILLNSLVIPYVLFQALNIPYLPSVLYVGLGQTLAVYGLGYPMMLFIEKSTKLKMLLTDKKHP